The proteins below come from a single Vidua chalybeata isolate OUT-0048 chromosome 1, bVidCha1 merged haplotype, whole genome shotgun sequence genomic window:
- the FSBP gene encoding fibrinogen silencer-binding protein — translation MVGKARSSNFTLSEKLDLLKLVKPYVKILEEHTNKHSVIVEKNKCWDIIADNYNAIGVDRPPRTAQGLRTLYKRLKEYAKQELLQQKETHSDCKSSISEPTKKVVEMIPQISNVCLRDRSGVQSASIDKETIAGTSSPQAMLDHHPATVMMDLQLEEDVKPPPSLIIDSQQNENLEQEEEHQLVHIMERSPSTSVSSVDMRVMMSPSPVPRRDEFFRLEVGERFRPMCGYDPQMLQMLKEEHQIILENQRKIGLYVQEKRDGLKRKQQLEEELLRTKIKVEKLKAIRLRHDLPEYSNI, via the exons ATGGTTGGGAAGGCCAGATCTTCTAATTTTACCTTATCTGAAAAGCTTGATTTGCTAAAACTCGTGAAGCCGTATGTTAAAATTCTCGAGGAACATACCAATAAGCATTCTGTAatagtggaaaaaaacaaatgctgGGATATTATAGCTGATAACTACAATGCCATCGGAGTAGATCGCCCTCCTCGTACTGCACAGGGCCTGCGCACGCTGTACAAGAGGCTCAAAGAATATGCCAAACAGGAGCTATTGCAGCAAAAGGAGACTCACTCAGATtgtaaaagcagcatttccGAGCCAACCAAGAAAGTTGTGGAAATGATTCCACAGATTTCCAATGTGTGTTTAAGAGACAGGAGCGGTGTTCAAAG TGCTAGTATCGATAAAGAAACAATTGCTGGTACCAGTTCACCACAGGCAATGTTGGATCACCATCCTGCGACAGTCATGATGGACTTGCAGTTGGAAGAGGATGTCAAACCTCCTCCTTCTCTGATTATAGACTCACAGCAAAATGAGAACTTAGAACAAGAGGAAGAACACCAGCTGGTGCATATTATGGAAAGGTCTCCTTCAACATCAGTGTCTTCAGTTGATATGAGAGTGATGATGTCTCCTTCCCCTGTACCAAGAAGAGATGAGTTTTTTAGGCTTGAGGTTGGAGAACGCTTTAGACCAATGTGTGGTTATGACCCCCAGATGTTACAAATGCTGAAAGAGGAGCATCAAATAATActagaaaaccaaagaaaaattgGTCTTTATGTCCAAGAAAAAAGGGATGgtttgaaaagaaagcagcaactGGAAGAAGAACTGTTGCGAACAAAAATCAAAGTAGAGAAGCTGAAGGCAATACGACTACGCCATGATCTGCCAGAATACAGCaatatctaa